The segment GGCGGCCGGGGTACTGCATGATCCGGACGTCGAAGTGCGCCGAGAGCAGGCCCGAGAGCTCACGGTACGACGACGCTCCCCCACCCGCGTGCGGGAAGACGAGCAGGGCCGGAGCGTCCGGTCGGGTCGGCTTGTGGAAGGCGCGGAGGGCGGGCGGTGTGCTCACTCGACGGGCAGGTGCGGTGGTCATGCGGTGAGAACCTCTCGTTCGAGCAGATGCAGGGCGATGCGTCGTTCCGGCCTGACTTGGAACTCGCCGTGGTCGGTCCAGCCGCGTTTGACGAGGGCGCGGCGCATCGGGGCGTTGTCGGACGCCGGTTCCACGGCGATGCGCGGGCAGGCGGGGTCGGCGTCGAGCAGGGCCTCGGCGAGCTGTCGGATCAGACCGGAGACCAGGCCGCGACCGAGGAGGTCGGGATCGGCGGTGGCGACATGCAGGCCGAGGTCGTGCGGGTGGACGTCGTAGAGCCGGGCGATCTCGTCGCGCGCCACCCGGTAGATCTCCAGGTAGCCGACGTCGATGCCGTTGCGGGAGAAGACGACCGGTCGCGAGTAGT is part of the Gordonia phthalatica genome and harbors:
- a CDS encoding GNAT family N-acetyltransferase is translated as MTVQPYAIAREIVDVPDAVVTAGPPPVPMIDGDFALRLVDPTGSDPERLQEWFARPHLVQTWEQEWDAARWRADAAHRLAGDYSRPVVFSRNGIDVGYLEIYRVARDEIARLYDVHPHDLGLHVATADPDLLGRGLVSGLIRQLAEALLDADPACPRIAVEPASDNAPMRRALVKRGWTDHGEFQVRPERRIALHLLEREVLTA